The Montipora capricornis isolate CH-2021 chromosome 6, ASM3666992v2, whole genome shotgun sequence genome has a window encoding:
- the LOC138050867 gene encoding 52 kDa repressor of the inhibitor of the protein kinase-like: protein MAVYVTPTRGKPVEDKANCSPFDLGVLFEELRQFSDQRKFELINNVWRPGSTFLFPKTKESGRNRRFNSSWLQDFPWLVYSRYLDGAFCLPCVLFARQCGRNSAKLDKLVKSPLTFWTTAFCRLSNHANGKCSTHNSSVIAMNNFVRVMKQEVVPVDQQLNTILQQQIAKNRTIMASLFKTVLFCGRNNIAFRGSRDEDPSNESLKGNFQALLYFRVESGDTVLQEHFETASRNATYVSKTIQNEMITTAGKYTKDQLSAEIRASKYFSVIADEATDVSNKENLSLVIRFVDSTQTIQEEFVGFHLCEEGTSGRAIKNVITNAVADLGLNMNDCRGQCYDGARNMASRLNGASTLIKEDYNKAIYFHCMNHRLNLCIADTCSYQLVRDMMATVRKLSEFFNNSPKRQQHLVKNIKELLPNNNHEVLINVCRTTWVARIDGMNRIVEILLPVASALEDISLNRDENGDRGRGDSNVDSRNDAQSLLNAITFTFIVAIVVVRHILDLTRPLTLKLQRKEIDLLKAKDEIALLKHALADMQRNIDERHHQLYVEAVELAASIGVQPSMPRVAVRQVHRANAPAADPAVYYRINLTRVFLDHCTQHIDRRFQNEVYSCYKGLYLVPKVMLSNAAVWKARVREFCNDYRQDIPNIAGLHGEFALWERIWRDQQKVRADPIPDRVSDTLAKVDKHAFCNIYTILQLLATLPKSSASSERSFSTLKYLKTYLRNTMGQERLNGLALMYVHRDKNMDIEQLIDLFAQMHPRRIRMANILHDDGV, encoded by the coding sequence ATGGCTGTATACGTGACCCCGACCCGAGGAAAACCTGTTGAAGACAAAGCAAATTGTTCACCCTTTGATTTGGGAGTTTTGTTTGAAGAATTACGTCAATTCTCCGATCAACGAAAGTTTGAATTAATAAACAATGTTTGGCGCCCGGGAAGCACTTTTCTTTTCCCAAAGACTAaagagagcggcagaaatagAAGATTTAATTCGTCTTGGCTTCAGGATTTCCCTTGGCTCGTTTATTCAAGATATTTGGATGGGGCTTTCTGCCTTCCGTGTGTTCTTTTTGCTAGACAATGTGGACGTAACTCCGCAAAGTTAGATAAGCTTGTGAAGTCACCTTTGACCTTCTGGACTACAGCATTCTGCCGTTTATCAAATCACGCTAACGGTAAGTGCTCTACGCATAATTCATCTGTTATTGCAATGAATAATTTTGTAAGAGTTATGAAACAAGAAGTTGTTCCAGTAGACCAGCAACTTAACACTATACTGCAGCAGCAAATTGCGAAGAATCGCACTATCATGGCATCTTTGTTCAAAACAGTGTTGTTTTGTGGGCGCAATAACATAGCGTTTAGAGGTTCACGCGACGAGGATCCTTCAAATGAGAGCTTGAAGGGAAATTTCCAAGCCTTACTGTATTTTCGAGTAGAAAGTGGAGACACAGTATTACAAGAACACTTTGAAACAGCATCACGAAATGCAACTTATGTATCAAAAACAATTCAAAACGAGATGATTACAACAGCTGGTAAATATACCAAGGATCAATTATCTGCAGAGATCCGTGCAAGTAAGTACTTTTCTGTTATCGCAGATGAAGCCACCGATGTATCAAACAAAGAGAATCTCTCTCTTGTAATACGATTTGTTGATAGTACGCAAACAATCCAAGAAGAATTTGTTGGCTTTCATTTATGCGAAGAAGGAACGTCGGGACGTGCTATCAAAAATGTAATTACAAATGCTGTTGCAGATTTAGGGTTAAACATGAATGATTGTCGTGGCCAATGTTACGACGGGGCCAGGAATATGGCTAGTAGGCTAAATGGGgcttcaactttgataaaaGAAGATTATAACAAGGCCATTTATTTCCATTGTATGAACCATCGTCTGAATCTGTGCATCGCAGACACCTGTTCGTACCAACTAGTCAGAGACATGATGGCAACAGTGagaaaattatcagaatttttcaACAACTCTCCGAAGCGACAGCAGCACcttgttaaaaatataaaagaatTATTACCTAATAATAACCATGAAGTTCTCATTAATGTATGCAGAACAACGTGGGTTGCTAGAATAGATGGGATGAACAGAATAGTTGAGATATTGTTGCCAGTGGCTTCTGCTTTGGAGGATATATCCTTGAACAGAGACGAGAATGGAGACAGAGGGAGAGGGGATTCGAATGTAGACAGTAGGAATGATGCACAATCATTGCTGAATGCTATCACATTCACATTCATTGTTGCTATAGTTGTTGTAAGGCATATCCTTGACTTAACTAGACCACTAACACTAAAGCTTCAAAGAAAGGAAATCGATCTTCTCAAAGCAAAGGATGAGATAGCCCTGCTGAAACATGCTTTGGCTGACATGCAAAGGAACATTGATGAAAGACATCATCAGCTTTATGTTGAAGCAGTCGAACTAGCTGCCAGTATAGGTGTTCAACCTTCCATGCCCAGAGTTGCTGTTAGACAAGTACACAGAGCTAATGCCCCTGCAGCTGACCCTGCGGTATACTACAGAATCAATCTAACCAGGGTTTTTCTTGACCACTGTACGCAACACATTGACaggcgttttcaaaacgagGTCTACAGCTGCTATAAAGGACTGTATCTTGTCCCAAAGGTGATGCTCAGTAATGCTGCAGTGTGGAAAGCCAGAGTCAGAGAGTTTTGTAATGATTATAGACAGGATATCCCTAACATTGCTGGTCTACAtggagagtttgctttgtgggAAAGGATATGGAGAGACCAGCAAAAAGTAAGAGCTGATCCAATCCCAGACAGAGTATCAGACACCCTGGCAAAGGTGGACAAACAtgccttttgtaacatttacACCATATTGCAACTGCTTGCCACTCTGCCTAAGTCATCAGCCTCCTCTGAGAGATCTTTTTCCACACTCAAATACCTCAAGACTTACCTTCGTAACACCATGGGCCAAGAGCGATTGAATGGACTTGCCCTGATGTATGTACATCGAGACAAAAACATGGATATTGAACAACTGATCGATCTCTTTGCTCAGATGCACCCTCGAAGGATAAGGATGGCCAACATTTTGCATGATGATGGAGTCTAG